The window TAGTTCCCATTTTATTTTCTTTGGGACTATTGTTTCATATTGCCGCCTTTGACGTGTTATATGCGATCCAAGACATGGACTTTGATGCCAAAGAAAACCTCCACAGCATTCCCGCAAAACTCGGAGAAACCAAATCACGAATCATTGCCGTGGTGTTACACAGTTTGTCTTTTGTGTTTTTTATCTTTGCTGGGATCAGTGCCGAACTTGGGTTTATGTATTTTCTCATCCTTTCTGTGATTGGAATTTTGGTTATGTATGAACACAAAATTTCTTACCAATACAAATCAAAAGACCTACCTCTCATTTTTTACCAAATCAATTCCTGGATCAGTGTGGTTTTATTTTTAGCCATTCTCTTTGACAAATGGAATGAGTTTTTACTTAAAATTTCTTCAGGGATCAGTTTTCGATGAAACTCGTTGTGGGTCTTGCTGGGGCGAGTGGAAGCATTTATGCCGCAAGATTTTTAAAGGCTTTGTTTTCGATCGAAGGTGAAACCTATATCACAGCAAGTCCTGCCTCACTTCGCATTTTTTCAGAAGAGTATGAAACCAGTGTCAAAACTACTGAAGACATTTTATTGTTTGTGGAAGAGAAGTGGAAGGTAAAACCCAAACACAAATTCCATGTGCGCAATTTTTTGGATATTGGATCAGACATTGCCAGTGGTTCCAATGTTTGGGATGCCATGGTTGTGATTCCTTGTAGCATGAAAACTGTGGCTTCGATGTCAGCAGGTCTTACGGAAAATTTAATTGAACGTGCGGCCGATGTGACACTCAAAGAAAGAAGGCGCCTCATTGTTGTGCCAAGAGAAACTCCCTATAACCGCATCCACCTCCGCAATATGTTGGCTTTGGATGAAGCGGGTGCCATCCTCCTACCTGCATCTCCTGGGTTTTACCAAATGCCAAAAACATTGGATGATCTGGGTGATTTCATTGCAGGGAGGATTCTGAATTTACTTGGCCATTCGCAAACCCTCTTCCCTAAGTGGGAGGGGTAAAGTTACGGAAATAGGCTGTGGGTTTTCCATTCTCACCTAAACACACGTAGGTGATGTCACTTTCAATCACGGCAGACATCTTTCCCGTTTGGGGGTGGTTTGTGATGGCAAGGGTTCGTGAGGTGATGGAAGATTTTCCGTATTTTACGATTTTTCCATAGATTTGGATGATGTCACCCGCCCGAGCCGGCGAGCGAAACACCACATTGTCCATACTCATGGTCACAATGTTTGTGTACCGGATTTTGTTCATGACATACATTGCCATTCCCTCATCAATCCAGGAGAGCATTTTCCCCCCAAAAAGATTGTTGTGGTAGTTTAAATCGTCTGGTTGGACCAAGTGTTGGGTGACAAGTTCCATATCCCGGAGTTTGTTCTGAATTGTCTCGACCATAAATACCAAAAAATATGTTTTCGATTTATTCGATACCAAAAACCCTAGAGAAAAGATTTCCGCCTTATGTACGCATACTCCCATAAAAACATCTTAGACACCTTACAATTTTCCAAAGACGACCTCAATTACCTCATAACAAAAACAAACCGAATGAATGCCTTGCATGAATCGGGAAAGGCCTTTGGAATCCTTCATGGAAAACTCCTGGCTTCCCTCTTTTTTGAAGCCAGCACCCGCACTCGGATGAGTTTTGAAGCCGCCATGGAAAGGCTTGGGGGTAGGCTTATCTCCACGGTCGGTTTCCAGTTTTCTTCCATCTCCAAAGGGGAAACTTTGTATGATACGATGAAAATGATCGAAGCCTATTGCGACATTGCCGTCATCCGCCACCCAGTGGAAGGTTCGTCTCGGATTGCAGCAGGGGCAGTGAACATCCCCGTGATCAATGCAGGTGACGGAGCAGGCCAACACCCCACACAAGCTCTCCTCGATTTGTATACGATTGTTTCTGAAAAAGGAAAGATCGATGGACTGAACATTGCCTTTATTGGGGATCTGAAGTATGGGCGAACCATTCATTCTCTCATCAATCTCCTCAGACATTACCCAGTGCATTTGTATCTCATTAGTCCCGAAGAGCTAAGACTCCCCGAAAAGTACAAAAAGAACTTAGAAGGATTTCCAATGACATGGGAGGAAACCACTGACATCAAAGCAATTTGGGATGCGGATGTTGCCTATGTCACAAGGATCCAAGAAGAAAGGTTCCCTGACCACAGGGAGTATGAAAAACTAAAAGATATTTATAAGGTGAATAAGGAACTGGTCCTTGCTTCCAAAAAAGACACAACCATCCTCCACCCACTGCCACGCGTGAACGAACTATCCACTGATGTGGATGATTTGCCTAATGCAGCTTACTTTCGTCAGGCGAAGTATGGCGTTGTGGTGCGAATGGCATTACTTTGTCTGAGCCTTGGAGTGAATTTTGACTAAAAAAATTTGGACTTTGGAAGAAGCAAGAGAAGTCCTTCCACTCGTGCGAGACATTACCAAGGAATATTATCTGAAAGCCAGTGTGCTTGCAGATGATGTTCGTAATAAAATGCTCCCCGAAAACATACTCGAATCCAAAGAAGAAGAAATTGGGGATGTGATCAAACATTGGACAAATGAAATTCTAAATCTTAAAATTGATGTCAAAGGTTTGTGGCTTGTAGACTTTGATCATGGCAATGGTTTTTACTGTTGGACATGGGGCGAAGAAGATGTGTTATACGAACACGGGTATCATGAAGGATTTAGATCGAGAAAACTCATAGAGGAAACAAAAGAAGAAAATGACTCAGATAAATGAAAACTATTTAAAATTAAAAGCGGGATACCTATTCCCTGAAATCGGAAGAAGGGTAAAAGCGTATTCCGATGCCAACCAAAATGCTAAGATCATCCGACTTGGAATCGGGGACGTGACCCTTCCACTCGCACCTACGATTGTGAATGCAATGGTGGATGCGGCCAAAGAAATGGGAAGTGCTGGTGGTTTCCATGGGTATGGACCTGAACAAGGTTATAGTTTTCTCATCCAAAAGATCATCGCTCACGATTACACAGCACGTGGCGTTCAAATTGCAGAAGACGAAGTGTTCGTTTCCGATGGTTCCAAATGTGACTGTGGGAATATCCAGGAAATCTTTTCTCTTGATAGTAAAATTGCCGTTGTGGATCCAGTCTACCCAGTGTATGTCGATACGAACGTGATGGCAGGAAGAACTGGAGAAGTGGGGCCTGACGGGCGTTATGCAAATATCGTTTACATGCCTGCAACGGAAGAAAACAATTTTGAACCGGATTTCCCAAAAGAAAAAGCAGACATCATTTACCTTTGTTACCCCAATAACCCAACAGGGATGGTGGCAACGAAAGCGCGTCTGACAGAATGGGTGAACTATGCCAAAAAAATGGGAAGTATCATCCTTTATGATTCGGCCTACGAATCCTTTATCCAAGACCCTGAAATTCCAAAATCCATTTATGAAATCCCAGGTGCCAAAGAAGTCGCAATGGAATTTCGTTCCTTTTCCAAAACGGCAGGGTTTACAGGAACACGATGTGCCTACCTAGTGATCCCAAAAGATCTCAAAGGAAAAACCAAATCGGGAGAAGAGGTGAGTTTTAATTCTCTCTGGAACCGCCGTCACACAACGAAGTTCAATGGAGTCTCCTACATCACACAAAAAGGAGCGGAGGCTGTTTTTTCAGCCCAAGGCCAAGTGGAGATCAAAGAACAAATTTCCTATTATATGGAAAATGCCAAACTCATCCGCGAAGGGTTGGTCAAGGCAGGTTACACTGTCTTTGGGGGAACAAACGCTCCATACATTTGGCTAAAAACCCCCCGAGGTTTGAAATCCTGGGAATTTTTTGATGAATTGTTGGGAACCGCACAAGTGGTCGGTACCCCTGGATCTGGTTTTGGACCGGCGGGAGAAGGGTATTTCCGGCTTTCTGCCTTCGGAAAACGGGAAGATGTCATTTCTGCCATCGAACGCATCCAAAAAATGTAAAATTTAGTCCTGGTTTTTTCCATAGCTCCGATATATAAAACAAGGTAGAGCTATGGGAAAATGGAAATTCATCCTCTTTTTTGCAATGGTTGTGGGTCATATCTCACACATCAACGCAGTGTCTCCAGAACAAACGAATCTGGGGGATTTTAATCTTTGAAAACAAAGAAAACTTAAATTTTATCAATGTGGCCCTCAGCAATTTGGCTCCTTCACAAGAAGAAGCACAAACCACTGCACAGCCAGGAGCCGAAACTCCTCCCCAAGATCCTTCCAAAAAGAACTTGGATTTTGATTATTTCAAACTCCTAAAAGCTGCAAACCAATCAGACTTTAGTGGGAACATGTGGTACTTACAAAGTAACTATGTGTATGGGTTCCGCCAACTCAGACAAGCCCAAGGAGAACTCAAAAACATCTTTGAAATCGTATTACAAAAATACATTGAAGATGCAAGAGCTCTCCTCGAAGCAGCGGCTCCTACCATCATTAGGTCGAATGATAGCAACGCAAAAGCATTGTTACGTTTAGGTTTTCGTGACCTTCGATCTTCGGAAGACCTTTATACAACCGGTCTCAATTCCAGCCCTCACCAATACCGTTATAAACTCACGCTCTACAAAGAAGGGATTTTAACACTCCGCCGTGCAAAACGTTTTGCCATCCTTGCGATGATTTATAGCAAAACACCAGACGAGGACAAACCGGAATATCAATACAGATCCAATGAAGATTTAAAAGAAGCTCGTAACGAAGAAAAACAACGTAACTACGAGAAGGTGAGAGACACACTCATTAACTTCATTGAAAACAAACGGATGGAAAGGACGGTTGTGCCTCCAGGGAACCCGGATGCCAAACCACTTGATTTACTTGAACAACATGATGATAATTATGGATTCATCACTTCTAAAAAGTTAGATCTACTACTTGAAGCCAATGCACAAATCAAAGAGACGGAAGGGGCAAGACGTGAGTCAGTTCCACCAACTCCAAAATTTGATGAAAATGGAAAAGCCATCTATCCAGAAGAAAAGAAAAAATAAGATGAAATACCTGGCAGCTGTGATCGTTCTATGTTTCTCTCTAGGAATTGTCGCCAAAAGCACAATGTCTTACAGGGAACGTAAAAAACAATTGGATGGAAAGATCACACTTGTCCTCGACATCAAAGAACAGCTGAAACTGGAACCTGAAGTTGGTAAAACTTCGATTGAGGTGATGCGTGACCAGGTCGAAGAAACCTACCGTGTCGGAAAACGTGCTGAGATTGAAAAAGTATTAACACTCGCCGAAGGCGAAATCCTTGTCACCCAAAGAAAACTCTGTATTCCCATGGAAGAACATGCAAGTGGACTCTACCAAAAAGCCATGGGGATATGGATCCAAATGGAATCGGAAGAACGATCCGGAACCAAACTCGAGTGGGATACAAAAGAAAAAATCCAACGTTACTTAGTGATGGCAAAAAGCGAAAAAGACCATGCAAAAGAATATTATTTGTCCGGGAATTACCAACTGTCCTTGCATACATACAAACGTTCGCTAGTTTACAGCCTTCTGTCCTTACGTTCACAAAAATCGGAAATCCCGGAAATGTACCAAACTGCCGATGCGGTTTGGGTACAACCCATTTGGATGGGACTCCACAAACAAAAGCAAAACTCCATCCAAGAAAACTAAAAATTTTTTCATTTTCATTCACACCAAATTTCAAAAAATGACTGCTTAGTGAAGTTTGAATCACTTTATCGTCATTTTTTGCTCACAAGAGCCACTCATATTCCCGTGACAAACGAGAAGGGAGATCTTGTCGGTTTACTTTCTAAAGACCGAGTCCATCGTGAATTGTCGGATCTTGGAAAAGAACGAGAAGATTTGGATCAAATCCCAATCGATATTTTGGAAACAGAACTAAACGAATCTGTTATTTTATACTTTAAGGAAACATCTCTCATCCCAGTGATTGGGCTCGATGGAGAAAAAAAAGAAACTTGGGACAAACCAAGATTCCTTGCGGCCTTTACCAAATTAGAATCCAAACAAATTCGCGATCCAAAACTGGATTCAATCGAATCCAAACTAGAGAAAAAAAAAGAAAATTTGGATTCCGTCCAGTGGTTTATGGAACTCATCTTATCCCATTTCCCGGATGGACTGATTGCCACGGATGTGACCGGTGGTACTATATTTTATAATGAAAGTTTTGAAAATGGTATTCTCACAAAATCACTGTTTGGTGATTCGATTGAAACAGCTGAAAAGTATTTACACAACCTAAATCGGGAAGTACTTGCTTCGTATCTCAAAGAACATGATTTGAGTATGGGGAAAGAAGCCGATACCAATGTATTAACAACGATGTTACCAGACTTACAATCACAAGTGCGGATCATCACATTAAAAAAAGAGAAGAAAGTGGTTGGGTTTTTATACCATTTTGCAACGAGTGTGGGTGGGTTTGGGAATGGAAAAGGTAAGTCAGAATTCCCTGATTTGGATTTGGCCTTCCATTCCAAATTGCCATTAGAAACCGTTCTTGCAGAAATGGAAGCGCACTACATCCACAAATCCTTACAAAGGAATTCTCAAAATATTTCCCATGCGGCAAGTGAGCTCGGAATCCCGAGAACCACCTTACAAAACAGAATCCGTTTTTTGAATTTGGCAGAAAGGTTCCAAAACAACCAAAAGGAAAGAGTGGTCATCCCTAGAAAACGATCAGAAAAACAGGTAGCTCCCGAAAAAAAACCACTTCCAAAAAAGGGACAAAGCAAAAAACAATCAAGTTTGCCAAAGAAGAAATCCAAAAATACACAACAAAAACCAGTTAAATCAGCAAAACAAACGACTCCCACTGAGAAAAAACAAGTAAAAGCGAAGAAAGGAACTCAAAACACTGGGAAACCTAGTAAAAAGGCAAAAAAAAGACGTTGACGAAAACGCTCAGGAAAAGAAGTTTTTCATTACCGTTTGAGAAAACACCTCCGCACTTCGCTGTTTCACTTGCATACATAACTTGCACAAATGGTTTCCCGAATTTTATCAAATACTCTAACAAATCAATGTAGAACAATCTATGGCATCACGCAAACAAGAAGAAATCCAAGTCAATCCCCCTGAAGAACCAACTGAATACACAAACGGCATCATGGACCAAGACGATGCCCAAGAGCCACCGAAACAGTTTAAAAAGAAAAAGAACCGATACGAAGGTCCTATTCCTCCTCCACTTGATTTAGTCGAACTCAAGAAAAAAAACATCAACGAACTGGCAGACCTCGCGAAAGGTTTGGGAGTAGAGAACACTCATGGTTTGAAAAAACAAAACTTGATGTTTGCACTCCTCCAAGCGCAAACCGAAAAAGATGGTCAAGTGCACGCAGCGGGAGTCATGGAAAGGCTTCCTGATGGATATGGTTTCCTTCGTTCACCTGACTACAATTATGTGCCAGGTCCGGATGATATTTATGTTTCTCCTTCTCAAATCAAATTGTTTGGCCTTCGCACAGGGGATACGGTAACAGGCCTTATTCGTCCTCCCAAAGAAGCAGAACGATTTTTTGCAATGTTACGTGTGGAATCCATCAATGGTTTCCCAGTGGAAGTTGCACAAAAAAGAAATTTATTTGATAACCTAACACCACTTTACCCAAGCGAAAGGATCAATATGGAGTTTGATCCAAGCCATCTGGACACTCGAGTGATTGATCTTATGTGCCCGATTGGAAAGGGACAAAGGGCACTCATTGTGGCGCCACCGAGAACTGGGAAAACAGTTCTCATGCAATCCATTGCCAATGCGATAACAAGGAACCACCCAGAAATTTTTCTCATCGTTTTACTCATTGATGAACGTCCTGAAGAAGTAACCGACATGGCGCGTCATGTAAAAGGTGAAGTTGTGAGTTCTACGTTTGATGAACCAGCACAACGCCACGTCCAAGTTGCTGAGATGGTCATTGAAAAAGCAAAACGACTCGTGGAACATGGAAAGGATGTGGTCATCCTCCTCGATTCCATCACAAGGCTTGCCCGTGCATACAACCAAGTGGTTCCGACTTCAGGAAAGATCCTTTCTGGTGGTGTGGACTCCAATGCCCTCCACAAACCAAAACGATTTTTTGGTGCCGCAAGGAATATCGAAGAGGGTGGGTCTCTTACCATCATT of the Leptospira biflexa serovar Patoc strain 'Patoc 1 (Paris)' genome contains:
- a CDS encoding UbiX family flavin prenyltransferase, which translates into the protein MKLVVGLAGASGSIYAARFLKALFSIEGETYITASPASLRIFSEEYETSVKTTEDILLFVEEKWKVKPKHKFHVRNFLDIGSDIASGSNVWDAMVVIPCSMKTVASMSAGLTENLIERAADVTLKERRRLIVVPRETPYNRIHLRNMLALDEAGAILLPASPGFYQMPKTLDDLGDFIAGRILNLLGHSQTLFPKWEG
- a CDS encoding acyl-CoA thioesterase translates to MVETIQNKLRDMELVTQHLVQPDDLNYHNNLFGGKMLSWIDEGMAMYVMNKIRYTNIVTMSMDNVVFRSPARAGDIIQIYGKIVKYGKSSITSRTLAITNHPQTGKMSAVIESDITYVCLGENGKPTAYFRNFTPPT
- the pyrB gene encoding aspartate carbamoyltransferase, producing the protein MYAYSHKNILDTLQFSKDDLNYLITKTNRMNALHESGKAFGILHGKLLASLFFEASTRTRMSFEAAMERLGGRLISTVGFQFSSISKGETLYDTMKMIEAYCDIAVIRHPVEGSSRIAAGAVNIPVINAGDGAGQHPTQALLDLYTIVSEKGKIDGLNIAFIGDLKYGRTIHSLINLLRHYPVHLYLISPEELRLPEKYKKNLEGFPMTWEETTDIKAIWDADVAYVTRIQEERFPDHREYEKLKDIYKVNKELVLASKKDTTILHPLPRVNELSTDVDDLPNAAYFRQAKYGVVVRMALLCLSLGVNFD
- a CDS encoding DUF2203 domain-containing protein — translated: MTKKIWTLEEAREVLPLVRDITKEYYLKASVLADDVRNKMLPENILESKEEEIGDVIKHWTNEILNLKIDVKGLWLVDFDHGNGFYCWTWGEEDVLYEHGYHEGFRSRKLIEETKEENDSDK
- a CDS encoding LL-diaminopimelate aminotransferase gives rise to the protein MTQINENYLKLKAGYLFPEIGRRVKAYSDANQNAKIIRLGIGDVTLPLAPTIVNAMVDAAKEMGSAGGFHGYGPEQGYSFLIQKIIAHDYTARGVQIAEDEVFVSDGSKCDCGNIQEIFSLDSKIAVVDPVYPVYVDTNVMAGRTGEVGPDGRYANIVYMPATEENNFEPDFPKEKADIIYLCYPNNPTGMVATKARLTEWVNYAKKMGSIILYDSAYESFIQDPEIPKSIYEIPGAKEVAMEFRSFSKTAGFTGTRCAYLVIPKDLKGKTKSGEEVSFNSLWNRRHTTKFNGVSYITQKGAEAVFSAQGQVEIKEQISYYMENAKLIREGLVKAGYTVFGGTNAPYIWLKTPRGLKSWEFFDELLGTAQVVGTPGSGFGPAGEGYFRLSAFGKREDVISAIERIQKM
- a CDS encoding adhesin OmpL37 family surface protein produces the protein MQWLWVISHTSTQCLQNKRIWGILIFENKENLNFINVALSNLAPSQEEAQTTAQPGAETPPQDPSKKNLDFDYFKLLKAANQSDFSGNMWYLQSNYVYGFRQLRQAQGELKNIFEIVLQKYIEDARALLEAAAPTIIRSNDSNAKALLRLGFRDLRSSEDLYTTGLNSSPHQYRYKLTLYKEGILTLRRAKRFAILAMIYSKTPDEDKPEYQYRSNEDLKEARNEEKQRNYEKVRDTLINFIENKRMERTVVPPGNPDAKPLDLLEQHDDNYGFITSKKLDLLLEANAQIKETEGARRESVPPTPKFDENGKAIYPEEKKK
- a CDS encoding helix-turn-helix domain-containing protein, coding for MKFESLYRHFLLTRATHIPVTNEKGDLVGLLSKDRVHRELSDLGKEREDLDQIPIDILETELNESVILYFKETSLIPVIGLDGEKKETWDKPRFLAAFTKLESKQIRDPKLDSIESKLEKKKENLDSVQWFMELILSHFPDGLIATDVTGGTIFYNESFENGILTKSLFGDSIETAEKYLHNLNREVLASYLKEHDLSMGKEADTNVLTTMLPDLQSQVRIITLKKEKKVVGFLYHFATSVGGFGNGKGKSEFPDLDLAFHSKLPLETVLAEMEAHYIHKSLQRNSQNISHAASELGIPRTTLQNRIRFLNLAERFQNNQKERVVIPRKRSEKQVAPEKKPLPKKGQSKKQSSLPKKKSKNTQQKPVKSAKQTTPTEKKQVKAKKGTQNTGKPSKKAKKRR
- the rho gene encoding transcription termination factor Rho; translated protein: MASRKQEEIQVNPPEEPTEYTNGIMDQDDAQEPPKQFKKKKNRYEGPIPPPLDLVELKKKNINELADLAKGLGVENTHGLKKQNLMFALLQAQTEKDGQVHAAGVMERLPDGYGFLRSPDYNYVPGPDDIYVSPSQIKLFGLRTGDTVTGLIRPPKEAERFFAMLRVESINGFPVEVAQKRNLFDNLTPLYPSERINMEFDPSHLDTRVIDLMCPIGKGQRALIVAPPRTGKTVLMQSIANAITRNHPEIFLIVLLIDERPEEVTDMARHVKGEVVSSTFDEPAQRHVQVAEMVIEKAKRLVEHGKDVVILLDSITRLARAYNQVVPTSGKILSGGVDSNALHKPKRFFGAARNIEEGGSLTIIATALIDTGSRMDEVIFEEFKGTGNMEIHLDRKLADKRIFPAIDINRSGTRKEELLLPQDTLTRVFILRKVLSPMSITESMELLIEKMRGAKTNDQFLASMNTN